The DNA window GGTATTATTTTAATTTTATTAATCCTAATCTATCGTTCTCCATTATTAGCACTAATTCCACTATTAGCAGCTGGGATTGTATATCAAGTTGTGAACCAGTTACTAGGGATTATGGGTGCTAATGGATTAGATTTAGCAAGTCAATCATTATCTATTATGTCCATTTTGTTATTTGCTGCGACGATTGATTACTCTCTTTTTGTATTCTCTCGCTATCGGGAGGAATTAAAGCATTATGAAAGTAAATTTGATGCCATGAAATGGGCAATGCGTGAAACAGGGATTCCTGTATTTTTTGCCGGTGGTACGGTGCTCGCAGCCATGCTAGTGTTATTCTTTGCGACATTTGGTGACTATAAAAACTTTGCACCAATATTCGGAACGACAATGTTCGTTATTATGTTCGCTTCAGTAACATTCATACCAGCACTCTTTACGCTCTTCGGACGTAAGTCATTTTGGCCTCGTATCCCGAAATTTGGAGTAAAAGAAGTAAAATTGAACTCTTTATGGAGCAAAATTGGTTCATTTGTTGTGAGAAAGCCAATTGTTTCTGCACTTTCTATTTTAGTTATTTTAGTAATTTCTGCGTTAAATATGTCCAACATGAAATACGAGTTTGATACAATGAAATCTTTCCCAAGCGATATGCCTTCACGTGAAGGGTATGAAATCATTGAAGAAAAATTTAAAAAAGGGGATCTTGCCCCAACAACGGTTTTATTTGAATCCGAAAGTGAAATTAACGAGGAAGCCCAGGCTAGTTTATTAGGGCAGCTAGCCAAGCAAGACTTAGTTAGCTCTGTTCGTCCAACGGGAGTTTCCGAAGATGGCAGTGCTGTTCAGTACCAATTAACTTTTGAAGAAAGTCCTTATTCAACCGAATCAATGGACGCTTTAGAGAAAATGATTGAAGAAGCCGACAAAATAGTAAAAGAGAGCGATGTAGAAGGGGAGCTTTACTTTGCTGGGGAAACAGCCGTTCAAGTAGATGATCGATCCGTAAACGATCGTGATTTACTTGTCATTGTATTGCTGGAAACAATTCTTATTTTTATCTTGCTGATTGTGCTCACAAAATCGATTAAAATGCCAATTTATATGATGGGAACGATCTTATTATCTTTCTTAGCAGCACTAGGTCTTGGGATGTTCTTATCAAACCTATTCTTTGACATTGATACAATTAGTAACCGAGTTCCACTTTACTCATTTGTGTTCCTAGTAGCACTCGGAATAGATTACAATATCATTTTGATCTCAAGATTCTTGGAAGAACGCGAAAAACATTCCGTAAAAGAAGCAGTAAAAATAGCAGTTTCTCATACAGGAGGCGTGATTTCTTCCGCAGGTATTTTACTTGCAGCCACTTTCGCAGTTTTAATGACGCAACCAATTCAATTACTGTTTGTATTTGGGTTCATCGTGGCAGTTGGAATTATCTTGGATACGTTCTTAATCCGCGGTATTTTACTACCATCGCTCATTGTCTTGTTTGAAAAAGATAAAAAATAAAAAAACGCTTGGTCATTAGACATATTCTAATAACCAAGCGTTTTTATTACAGGGATGTTACTGGTGCCTGGCACCAGTAACATCCCTGCAATATTTTTAGAAGTGGATATGCTTAGGACGAATTGTTCAGACTACATAGTACGGAATTTGCGGGTAGTTATTTATTTTCACTTAGACTCATCGTATGGACTTCTATAAGCTCTGAGATAGTAACAAATCTATACCCTTGCTTTTGAAGCTCTGGAAGAATCTCCTCAAGTGCTTGTACTGTTTGTGTTCGATCACCACCTGCATCATGGAATAGAACAATATCTCCTGGATTTGCTCCAGATAATACTTTAGATACAATTTTTTTTACTCCAGGAGTTTTCCAGTCTTCTGTATCCTGATGCCACGACCACATAATTACTTTATATCCATTATCAATAGCTGTATTAATAATGCGATCATTATAGCTACCACCTACAGGACGATAAAATATTGGATAAGTACCGGTTATATCATGAATAATTTCATTCGTCTTTTTTAATTCTTCTTCAAGCTTACCTGGGGTGATCTTTAAAGGATGTGTATACGTGTGGTTTGCTATTTCATGACCATCATGTGCCATTTGATAAATTAGATCTTGGTACTTTTCTGCACGCTCGCCAATAACAAAGAAGGTTGCTTTTGCATCATATTGTTCAAGTAAATCTAAAATTTGCGTGGTATATGTGATGTGGGGTCCATCATCAAAGGTGAGTGCAATGACTTTTTCATCTGTTTTAATACCCCAAAGGACATAACCTTTCTTTTCATAATAGGGTCTCCCTTTGTCCATTGCTGAGGATGCATAAGCAATACAAAAAATGAAAATAATTAATATCAAAACTTTAATTACTAAAGTCTTCATAAAAAAAACCACCTAGCCTTACTAATTTGGCAGAAGCTTGTTTTAGAGCTATTTTACCTTTCAAATTATTATTCACCGAAGCGTATGGAATTATACTGATGCTTTTATTACGAGATTTCCTTCTCCAACTTTACGCCATATTTCAGGGAACGATATAGGGTGAGTTGTAAAATCCAATATAGAATAATAGGTGAGTTAATTTCAGAAATAGTACTTTGTCATAAAATACATTTATTACTTTGTTGATTGAAGCGACAGGTGGCGACTACATGGCTTAGCGGACCCCGTAGCGGCTTGTTGGAGCAAATCATGCATTCGCCACATCCATGTGGCAACGGATTCGTGACCAACAACCTGTTGCCCCGAGGAGGCCTGGCAGTTCGTCCGCGGAAAGCGAGCGGATTTTCGTCTATAACTACATTATCGTTTAACATAGTCTAATAGAAAATTAGATAGACATCCCAAAGTATAAGTTTGACAACAATAAAAATTAGTTTTATAATATCTTTAATTCAAGATAATTAAATTCAAGGTAAATTCACTACAAGGAGTTGCTAGGGTGAGTCAAAATTTATCATTAAAATTATTTGTAGTACTGACTAAATCATCAAAAGCAATTCAAGAACGCATGAAAAAAGATATTAATAACTATGGTATGTACAATTCTGAATTTGCAGTGTTAGAAGCTTTGTATAGTAAAGGAAAACAAACGGTTCGACAGATATCAGATGCGGTGCTTATTAATTCAGGATCCATCACCTATGTAATGGATAAATTAGAAGCAAAGGGTTTATTGGAACGAACGGATTGCATAGAAGACCGTCGAGTTGTTTATATCCAAATGACGGAAGAAGGAAAACAATTTATGGAGGAAACTTTTCCAAAGCATCAACAGGTAATTGAAAATGTCTTTCAAGATATTACAGATGATGAAAAGAAAGTATTAATAGAACTGTTAAAAAGAGTAGGAAAGAAGGAGTAAGTTTTGACAGAATTTCAAGAATTAATAAAAGAGCGACGTTCGGCATCTAATTTTTTGAAAGATAAACCAATTTCACAGAAAGAATTTAGTGAGATATTTGAAATGGTGAAGCTTACCCCATCTGCATTTAACCTTCAGCATACTAAGTATATAGTAGTGACAGACCCTGAAGTAAAGGAACAGCTAAGAGCAGCTGCAAATGGGCAATATAAAGTACATTCCGCTTCGGCAGTTATTTTAGTTTTAGGTGATAAATTTGCTTATAAAAACTCAGCTGCTATTAATGAAGGATTACTGATGCTAGGTATCGTCACCAAGCAAGAATATGATTTGATGGTAGAAGATACAGTTTCTTTATATGAAACAAGAGGAGAAAATTTTCAAAGAGACGAGGCCATTCGAAATGCATCTCTTTCCGCAATGATGTTCATACTTGTAGCGAAAGAAAAAGGTTGGGACACTTGTCCAATGATTGGTTTTGACCCAGATAAAGTAAAGAAAGTATTAAAGATAAGTGATCAATATGAAATTGCACTCATGATTACCATGGGTAAAGAAAGAGTAGAAAGCAGAAAGCCTAGAGGTTACCGTAAACCAGTCAGTGAATTTGTATCATACGTATAAGGAGAGGAAGTACATGAAAAAAACAGCAGGAATACATCATATTACAGCGATTGTTGGCCATCCACAGGAAAACGTCGATTTTTACGCGGGAATTTTAGGTTTAAGATTAGTGAAGAAAACAATTAACTTCGATGATCCAGGAACCTACCATCTCTATTTTGGAGATCAAGGTGGTAAGCCAGGTACAATCATTACATTCTTTCCATGGGCTGAAGCATATCAAGGGAAAATCGGTGACGGTCAAGTTGGCGTGACTTCGTATGTTGTGCCAGTTGGTGCAATGTCATTTTGGGAAAAACGATTAGAGAGACTAGGAGTTAATTTTAATAAAGAAACTCGATTTGGTGAAACATATTTAACTTTTGAAGATACGCATGGACTACGATTAGAAATAGTGGAAAGAGAAGAAGGCGACCAAAACAATACGACATTCGGTGACATTACTCCAAAGGTTGCGATTAAAGGCTTCGGAGGGGCTACACTATTTTCCGCACAACCAGCTAAAACAGCGGAATTATTAGAAGAAGTAATGGGATTAGAAAAAATTGGTGAAGAAGGTGACTTAATCCGATTTAAATCATATGGGGATATCGGAAACGTCATTGATGTGAAAACAACTTCAAGTGGAAAAGGACAAATAGGTGTAGGAATGGTCCACCATATTGCATGGAGAGCAGAGGATGACGCTGATCAGTTGGAATGGCAACAATTCGTAGGACAAAATGGATATGGTGTAACACCTGTAAAGGATCGAAATTACTTTAATGCAATCTACTTTAGAGAGCACGGAGAAATCTTATTTGAAATTGCAACGGATCCACCAGGATTTGCACATGATGAGTCACTTGAAACAATGGGTGAGAACTTAATGTTACCACCTCAATATGAGCAGTACCGTGAACGATTAAATGATTCACTTATTCCGATTAAAGTAAGAAACTTTGACTAACTAAAGGAGGAATACCTTTGCTTTCAATAGATCCGAAGAATAATACAGAACGAGAAAATTATAAATTGCTAACTGGGAATATAATACCTAGGCCAATTGCATTTGTGACAAGTGTTGCAGAAGACGGAACGATAAATGGCGCTCCTTTTAGTTATTTTAATATTGTGTCGTCCAACCCTCCGATGATTTCACTCGCAATTCAGCGGAAGAATGGCGAACGAAAGGATACAACACGAAATATTTTAGGAAAACGTGAATTTGTTATCCACATTGTGGATGAAGAGAATGTGGAAAAGATTAATATTACGGCAGCACCACTGCCTTCTAATGAAAGTGAGATAGAACTAGCGGAACTTACACCTATTCCAAGTGAAGGTATTTCTGTGCCAGGTATTAAAGAAGCGAAAGTACGATTCGAATGTAAACTAGAGCAAATTTTAGAATTGGGTGAAGGAGATTCAGTTGGAACGGATCTTATTATCGGGAAAATAGTTCGTTATCATATAGATGAGTCTATTTATGAAGAAGGAAGAATTAATCACGACTCCTTAAAGGCAGTAAGTCGCCTAGCAGGTTCTAATTATGCAAAAATAGGTGAAATATTTGCTATTGAAAGACCAGAATAGGTTTAGAGAATGCACGATCATTTTAGCCAGCCGTATTTAATCAAAGACCAAGAGCTTTCTTTCCACAACTAGTATCGGGATTGCTATGTATCCAGTTGACGGAGAAAGTTCAAAAGTATTAATGCTAAAAGCAAATAATGCGCTCTATAAAGCGAAAGAACAGCGTAATCATGTCGAATTTCATAGCAATTGAAAATCCCTAGTTGGCCGAATTTGTATTTATTTGGTCCACTAGGGTTTTTTAATTTCTCAAGGTTTTTATTGAAATCAATGTAATTATATCGCATTATACGATATAATATAGTCGGTAAAGGAGAGTGCAAAATGATGGAACAAATAACTAAATTAAATCATTATTGGACGGATATTTATTTTTATTTACATTATCCACATGAGGATAAAATCTCGCATCAAGCAGTACGCATACTTCAGCTAATAGAAAAACAACCACAAGTTGGAGTGAATGAAGTGGCATCTTTTTTACATATATCTCCTAACACTGCATCCGAGCATGTGAAGAGATTGTTGGAGAAGAAGTATATCATCAAAGATAAGAATGCAGAAGATCAAAGGAAAGTGATTATATGTTTGACCGAACTAGGAAAAAACATATTACATCGAAATACCAGTTTAGATGAAGATAAATTGCAAACTGTGCTAGAGAAGTTATCTGATTCTGAAAAGGTCATGATAGAAAAGGCTTTAGAAATATTAAGTGAGGGAGCGAAGAAATGTATGTATTAATCAAGGTAATGATATCCGCTATCATAATTGGAATTGTGACGGAAGTTTCAAGACGATTTCCTTCGTATGGTGGGGTGATTGCTGCACTTCCTTTAGTTAGCTTGTTAAGTATCATTTGGTTATATGTGCAGGGTGAACAAACTGCAACGTTAAGTAAGTTTGCTTTAGGAGTACTGTGGGGGATTCCTGCTACAGCTGCAATGTTACTAATTTTTTATGTAGCTTTACAAAATTCAATGCATCTCTTTGTGTCAATTGCTTTGGGATTTTGTGGATGGTTACTATTTTTATTTTTGCAAGATTTGACAGTTACATATGTAAGAAAAATATTTTAAAGTACAAGGAAAGAAACGATTGTACATATTTGCTAAAAGTCCTTAAAAACGGCTAATGGAAAGGATTATTCTAAACTATTGTTTCGTTTTTTAGAATATTTTGATATAATTTTGTGAAACGGACGTAAGAAGCATCAAACTTGAAAGAAGTGTTAGTTTGACTTTATTTTTTACTTATTTAGTAGCAGGTTTAATAATTGCAATGCCTATAGGTGCAATGACTGTTGAGATGACCAAGCAAGGGCTAAAGAATGGTTTTATGCATGGATGGGCGGTAGGATTAGGAGGTATGACAATTGATTTTTTCCTCATTATCGCTTTGTACTTGGGACTTGCTTCGGTTTTGTCGTTACCCATTATTCAAATCCCTATGTGGATTATAGGGGCCTTCTTCCTTGTGTTTCTAGGATATGATTCGATCAAAAATGCAGATCATGATATTACATTAGCGGGAGAAAAACCAAACAAATCGTTTTTCAGCAGCTATCGAAATGGTCTACTTGTAGCCATTTCTCCAGGAAATCTGGTGTTTTGGATATCTGTTTTTGGAGCTGTTTTATCTGATTCATTTGATACAACACAACCAGAGAAATTTTTAGTAGTTGGAGCGGGAATTTTAGCTGGTATCTTACTGCATGATATTGGCTTGTTAGCAATTGTTGCAACCACTAGAAAAGTAATGAGTCGTACTATGATTAAATGGATTTCCACTGTTGCTGGCCTTATCTTGTTTGGGTTTGCAGGGTATTTTGTATTTGAATTTGTAGTAGACTTAATAGAAATATTTTAACTTTAAGCAAAGGCGTAATTGATTATATATTGGACTGGTGAAATATAACCAGTCCTTTATTCATTTCGCAGGCCATTTGAAAGCTTATCTAATCGTTCCTAGTCTAATACAATTAACTTTTTCTGTTCTATTAAAAGTATTTTGGCATCTGAGAGTTTTTGTATGATGCGTTTTAAATGCCGAGGAGTTGTACGGACAAGGGATGTAATCTCGTAACTAACGTTCGTCTGTATCTCTTTTCCAAAATCATTTTGCTTGTACGCCCTTGAATGTAAGTCCTTTGTCCGTTTCATAAAATTCGACGCTATCTAATCCACCAAGGAAATCGAAGTGCCACCATTTACGACGAAATTCGCCATCAGTAACAGATAGAAGGCGCTGTTAGAGTTAAATTCTTTGTCATGTTAAATTCCAACTTTCTGTTTTTGTTCTGTAGCTGCTTGAAGTGCTTGCTCGAAATCTGCGATTAAATCATCTACATGTTCTACACCGACAGAGAATCGAAGAAGCCCATCTGTAATTCCTCGTTTTTCCCGTTCTTCCTGTGGCATTGCAGCATGGGACATTGTTGCAGGGTAAGAAAGAATAGATTCCACGCCCCCAAGGCTTACAGCGAATACTGGGATTTGTACATGGTCAACAAATGCTTTAGTTGTAGCTTTATCTGGTAGACGGAAGGAAAGCACTGCTCCAGAACTTGAAGATTGTTTTGCATGGATTTCATTTCCTGGATGAGTAGGTAATCCAGGATAAAAAACTTCTTCTACTAAAGGATGATTAACTAAATAGTCTACCATTTTCTTAGCAGATTCCGTTGATTTCTCGAAACGAACACTAGTTGTTTTAATGCCTTGAATTAAAGAATACGAATCCTGTGCTCCCAAAATAGCACCGAAAGAGTTTTGGATAAATGCTAATCTTTTGCCTAACGCTTCATCATTGGTAACAGCAAGTCCGGCAATAATATCACTATGACCGGATAGAAATTTTGTAGCACTATGTAATACTATATCTACGCCAAAATCTAACGGCCGTTGGTAGAGCGGTGTCATAAATGTGTTGTCTAGAAATGTAAGACAATCATGTGCTTTTGCTAAATCAACCATACTAGAAATATCCGTAATCCCTAAGCGTGGGTTAGATGGGGTTTCTACATATATTAATTTTGTATTGGATCTAATTGCGTGTTTAACATCTTCTAAATTGGATAAATCCACAAATGTATGCTCAATACCGAAACGAGGCAATACTTCCGTGACAAATCGGAAAGTACCACCATATACATCTTCCGTGATGACGATATGATCTCCAGCTGATAACAACATAAAAGCAGAGGAGATAGCTGCAAGACCAGAAGCAAAGGCAAATCCTCTTGTACCACCTTCCAGTTCCGCAATTGTTTTTTCTAATGCATCTCTAGTAGGATTCCCGGATCGGCTATAGTCATAAGGACCAAAACTGTCGAAATTTTCTTGATGAAAAGTAGACGATAAGTAAATCGGTACATTCACTGCACCAGTTTTTTGTTCAAAATCTCCTCGTGTCGAAGCGGTTATTAGGCTAGTTTCTAAATGTTTATTAGGGCCCTTCATTATATTTTCACTTCACTTTCTAGAGCTGTGAAAACTTGTTTCAAATCTGCGATTAAATCTTCTGCTTCCTCTACGCCAACCGAGAAGCGTAAAAGACTATTATCCACACCACGTGCATTACGTTCTTCTTCTGGAATCTCCGCGTGCGTTTGAGTAGCTGGATATGTGATGAAGCTTTCAACTCCACCAAGACTTTCGGCGAAGACGATTAATTGAAGTCCTTCTAGGAATTGCCCAACCCACTCACTTTTTTGTAAGCGGAAGGAAAGCATACCGCCTTTTCCGGGATAAAGAACATCTTTAACTACTGATTCATTTTGTAGGAATTTTACAATTTTTTTTGCATTTGCGTCATGTTGTTTCATTCGTAAGTGAAGTGTCTTTAACCCACGAATTAATAACCATGAATCAAATGGAGAAAGAACCGCACCAGCAGCGTTATGATTCGCTTGTAATTTTTCGCTTAGTTCCAAACCTTTTGTCACAACAAGGCCAGCAAGCACGTCGTTGTGTCCACCAATATATTTCGTACCACTATGCATGACGATATGTGCACCTAGTTCAATAGGGCGTTGTAAGTAGGGGGTTAAAAATGTGTTATCCACAATGAGTAATAATTGCTGCTGCTTAGCTAATTTTGCATATTGAAGAATATCAATTTCCTGCATTAAGGGATTTGTAGGTGATTCAATAAAAATTGCTTTTGTATTTTTAGTAAGTAACGATTCCACTTCTTCTACGGATTCGAACTTTGCATATGTAGTATGAATATTGTAGGAATTTGCGTACTGATTAAACAAACGATACGTCCCGCCATAAAGGTCTTCTGGAGCGATTAATTCATCTCCAGAACGGAAGAGAGATAATACTAATTGAATGGCTGCCATACCGGAACTACAGGCGAAACCAGCATCTCCACCTTCCAGTTTTGCAATTCCTTCTTCTAAAATTGCTCGAGTAGGGTTTTTAGTACGTGTATAGTCATAGCCTGTAGACTGACCAAGTCCGTTATGTTTATATGCGGTGGATAAATAAATCGGTGGATTAACTGCACCAGTCTTTGCATCACTGTGGTTACCTAATTGAACTAACTGTGTTTCTATACTCTTTTTAGTCAATGCTATTCATCCTCTACTATTAAAATAAGAAATCGTAAGTGCCTATTACTGCTATGAGGCGACTACCCAGCCAGTGTAGCTACATTCTACAGAAACGAGTAACCACACGAGTATTAGGAGGGCACTGAAAAACTCATATTTGATGTAACGATGCTGTGTACTATAGGATTAAGCACGGCGGCGTGAGATTCCTGTGGGAAAGCGAACAGAGCTGTGCTAAATCCAATTAGCGGATATTTATTAGGAATTTTATTAGAACACCACTTTTTCAGTGCTCTCATTAATAGGTGCTGGGGTCTGGATAGTTACTAGGTAGAAAAGCTATACTTTCGGACCAACAAAAAGAGGATTCTCTAATAAGAAGAGAATCCCCAATAATATACTGAAGTTAGTCCTCTTATCTTCAAGACGGTTACCGTCTATTGGAATTAGCACCACACCTTATTGGCTGGTTGCTGAGACATCTTTGGGCCAATCCCTCCGTCTCTCTAGATAAGAAATAAATATTAAATTTTCTAAATGTTAATTTAAATCAGTTTACCATGGTAAATATCCAAATACAAGTTGAAAATTTAAGACTTCATCTCAGATGAATAAGAGAAACCATTGCTTTCCAATTTTCTTTTTCCCTGCTTTCTTCTTGTTACCTTGGTAGTAATTAAGATTTCATCTGGAATTAGTATACCTATTAGTAGGAAAAATAATGCTTATCCAATTATCTTAAAGTAGGCATATGTCCGTTACTTGAATTCCCCCAAGACATATAGATACATGGATAATACAAAAAAGGGGGTTAAAAGTAAATGAATAAAGAGATGTTGCATTCTCTAGTTAATTCCACGATTAAAGTAGATAGAGGTGGTCCAGAATCCCGTGTCGGTAAGCTACTTGCAGCAGCAGAAGATCATATTACAGTGCTTACTGCGGAGGACGGGGTTATTTATTATTATACACATCACATTAAGAGTTTAACGATTAATGCAAAAAATGAGGTACAACTTGATCTTCAAGTTCCTGAGGATTTTGTGTTCATTCAAGCTAAAGACTATAGGAGTGTATTAAAAGGTTTACAATACAAATGGGTAAAAATTAATCGTGGTGGCCCAGAAACACTAGAGGGAATTATGGATGAAGTACATGACGATTTTATAACAATTGTTTCTAACGAAGAAGTTATTAGGATTTCTATGTTTCATATGCGTAACATCAGTTACGGGGTAAAAATTGAGAAATCCAAAGATGATGAAAATGCAAATAAAAATGATGAAAAAGCAAAAAAACAAGAGGGAAATAAAAAATAAGAGCGAAAAAATAGATTTTTACTCATTCGTCGTTTCTGCTAGTCAGAATCGGCGAATTCTAAACATAATAATTTCGAATTTCTTGGCCTATTATGCTTAAATGGGCTTTTATCCCTACCTAGTTATCCCTTGATACATATAGATACTAGAATAATAAAAAAGGCGGTAGGGATATTATGGATAACGATATGATGCTATTCTTCGTTAATGAAATAGTTAAAGTAGATAGGGGAGGTCCAGAATCCCGTGTCGGTAAGCTACTTGCAGTAGAAAAGGATTACATTACGTTGCTTACTAAAGAGGATGGAATTGTCTATTATAATAGACACCACATCAAGAGTTTAACGCATAACACTAAAAATTTAGTAAAACTCGATATGGAGTTAGAGGATTTTGAGTTTATACAGGCTAAGGATTTTGCGAGTGTTTTAGAATGCTTAAGATATCGATGGGTAAAAATTAACCGCGGTGGACCTGAAATGCTAGAGGGTATAATGGATGAGGTTAATGAACATTTTGTAACCATTATATCGAACGAAGAAGTAGTTCGATTTTCGATGTTCCATATGCGTAACGTCAGTCATAAAGCAATAGTTGGAAACCAGAAGCAACATGAAAAAGAAATTTCCAAGAATCAAACAAATAAGAACGAAAAAGGAATAGAAGAAAAGACAAGTAATGATGAAAAAGTAAATATAGAAGAAAAGGTAAATAAGGACGTAAAAATGAATCACGAGGAAATAATAAGTGGAGAAGAAAAACCGAATCACGAGGAAATAATAAGTAAAGAAGAAAAACCGAATCATGAGAAAAAAATAAATAAGTTGAGGGAAAAACTTAAGAAGCAATAAATGAAAATGAATAGCTAAAAGATGCGTTCGTCGCTTCTGCAGGTCAGA is part of the Psychrobacillus sp. FSL H8-0483 genome and encodes:
- a CDS encoding MMPL family transporter; this encodes MWLTVGFWVVLTVLLTVFAPAASEHKVSSVASLPEDAKSVIAQKKTDENFKDAESLPGILVLQSKEGEIDIEALGVALNKVSAANIQGVKEVIPFSSMPPQALVGFFSEDKETAVIPLSFVTSLETADLEIALDEIKKIMLDETGSTVYMTGPAGIAVDTTNLFERADIVLLLSTVGIILILLILIYRSPLLALIPLLAAGIVYQVVNQLLGIMGANGLDLASQSLSIMSILLFAATIDYSLFVFSRYREELKHYESKFDAMKWAMRETGIPVFFAGGTVLAAMLVLFFATFGDYKNFAPIFGTTMFVIMFASVTFIPALFTLFGRKSFWPRIPKFGVKEVKLNSLWSKIGSFVVRKPIVSALSILVILVISALNMSNMKYEFDTMKSFPSDMPSREGYEIIEEKFKKGDLAPTTVLFESESEINEEAQASLLGQLAKQDLVSSVRPTGVSEDGSAVQYQLTFEESPYSTESMDALEKMIEEADKIVKESDVEGELYFAGETAVQVDDRSVNDRDLLVIVLLETILIFILLIVLTKSIKMPIYMMGTILLSFLAALGLGMFLSNLFFDIDTISNRVPLYSFVFLVALGIDYNIILISRFLEEREKHSVKEAVKIAVSHTGGVISSAGILLAATFAVLMTQPIQLLFVFGFIVAVGIILDTFLIRGILLPSLIVLFEKDKK
- a CDS encoding polysaccharide deacetylase family protein encodes the protein MKTLVIKVLILIIFIFCIAYASSAMDKGRPYYEKKGYVLWGIKTDEKVIALTFDDGPHITYTTQILDLLEQYDAKATFFVIGERAEKYQDLIYQMAHDGHEIANHTYTHPLKITPGKLEEELKKTNEIIHDITGTYPIFYRPVGGSYNDRIINTAIDNGYKVIMWSWHQDTEDWKTPGVKKIVSKVLSGANPGDIVLFHDAGGDRTQTVQALEEILPELQKQGYRFVTISELIEVHTMSLSENK
- a CDS encoding MarR family transcriptional regulator produces the protein MSQNLSLKLFVVLTKSSKAIQERMKKDINNYGMYNSEFAVLEALYSKGKQTVRQISDAVLINSGSITYVMDKLEAKGLLERTDCIEDRRVVYIQMTEEGKQFMEETFPKHQQVIENVFQDITDDEKKVLIELLKRVGKKE
- a CDS encoding nitroreductase family protein, whose amino-acid sequence is MTEFQELIKERRSASNFLKDKPISQKEFSEIFEMVKLTPSAFNLQHTKYIVVTDPEVKEQLRAAANGQYKVHSASAVILVLGDKFAYKNSAAINEGLLMLGIVTKQEYDLMVEDTVSLYETRGENFQRDEAIRNASLSAMMFILVAKEKGWDTCPMIGFDPDKVKKVLKISDQYEIALMITMGKERVESRKPRGYRKPVSEFVSYV
- a CDS encoding ring-cleaving dioxygenase, whose product is MKKTAGIHHITAIVGHPQENVDFYAGILGLRLVKKTINFDDPGTYHLYFGDQGGKPGTIITFFPWAEAYQGKIGDGQVGVTSYVVPVGAMSFWEKRLERLGVNFNKETRFGETYLTFEDTHGLRLEIVEREEGDQNNTTFGDITPKVAIKGFGGATLFSAQPAKTAELLEEVMGLEKIGEEGDLIRFKSYGDIGNVIDVKTTSSGKGQIGVGMVHHIAWRAEDDADQLEWQQFVGQNGYGVTPVKDRNYFNAIYFREHGEILFEIATDPPGFAHDESLETMGENLMLPPQYEQYRERLNDSLIPIKVRNFD
- a CDS encoding flavin reductase family protein, with the protein product MLSIDPKNNTERENYKLLTGNIIPRPIAFVTSVAEDGTINGAPFSYFNIVSSNPPMISLAIQRKNGERKDTTRNILGKREFVIHIVDEENVEKINITAAPLPSNESEIELAELTPIPSEGISVPGIKEAKVRFECKLEQILELGEGDSVGTDLIIGKIVRYHIDESIYEEGRINHDSLKAVSRLAGSNYAKIGEIFAIERPE
- a CDS encoding MarR family winged helix-turn-helix transcriptional regulator — encoded protein: MMEQITKLNHYWTDIYFYLHYPHEDKISHQAVRILQLIEKQPQVGVNEVASFLHISPNTASEHVKRLLEKKYIIKDKNAEDQRKVIICLTELGKNILHRNTSLDEDKLQTVLEKLSDSEKVMIEKALEILSEGAKKCMY
- a CDS encoding DUF3147 family protein translates to MYVLIKVMISAIIIGIVTEVSRRFPSYGGVIAALPLVSLLSIIWLYVQGEQTATLSKFALGVLWGIPATAAMLLIFYVALQNSMHLFVSIALGFCGWLLFLFLQDLTVTYVRKIF
- a CDS encoding LysE family transporter, with protein sequence MTLFFTYLVAGLIIAMPIGAMTVEMTKQGLKNGFMHGWAVGLGGMTIDFFLIIALYLGLASVLSLPIIQIPMWIIGAFFLVFLGYDSIKNADHDITLAGEKPNKSFFSSYRNGLLVAISPGNLVFWISVFGAVLSDSFDTTQPEKFLVVGAGILAGILLHDIGLLAIVATTRKVMSRTMIKWISTVAGLILFGFAGYFVFEFVVDLIEIF
- the metC gene encoding cystathionine beta-lyase, with protein sequence MKGPNKHLETSLITASTRGDFEQKTGAVNVPIYLSSTFHQENFDSFGPYDYSRSGNPTRDALEKTIAELEGGTRGFAFASGLAAISSAFMLLSAGDHIVITEDVYGGTFRFVTEVLPRFGIEHTFVDLSNLEDVKHAIRSNTKLIYVETPSNPRLGITDISSMVDLAKAHDCLTFLDNTFMTPLYQRPLDFGVDIVLHSATKFLSGHSDIIAGLAVTNDEALGKRLAFIQNSFGAILGAQDSYSLIQGIKTTSVRFEKSTESAKKMVDYLVNHPLVEEVFYPGLPTHPGNEIHAKQSSSSGAVLSFRLPDKATTKAFVDHVQIPVFAVSLGGVESILSYPATMSHAAMPQEEREKRGITDGLLRFSVGVEHVDDLIADFEQALQAATEQKQKVGI